From Seriola aureovittata isolate HTS-2021-v1 ecotype China chromosome 16, ASM2101889v1, whole genome shotgun sequence, one genomic window encodes:
- the abitram gene encoding protein Abitram, with product MDGIEQKETEENAPSVIDRYYTRWYRADMKGKPCEDHCILQHSNRICVVTLAETHPILQNGRTIKSINYQISNGCSRLNNKVSGKSKRGGQFLTDFAPLCRITCTDESEYTIYSCIRGRLLEVNENILERPALLLEKPFTEGYIAVILPKFEESKSITENLLSREEFESIISKRNDDESQPS from the exons ATGGACGGAATAGAACAGAAAGAAACGGAAGAAAATGCGCCCTCAGTCATCGACCGGTATTACACGCGGTGGTACAGAGCAG ATATGAAGGGGAAACCGTGTGAGGACCACTGCATCCTGCAGCATTCAAACAG AATATGCGTCGTCACATTAGCAGAGACTCACCCAATCCTTCAGAACGGAAGGACAATCAAGAGCATCAATTATCAGATCAGTAATGGCTGCAGTCGTCTGAACAATAAAGTGTCTGGGAAGTCCAAGCGG GGCGGTCAGTTCCTTACCGATTTCGCACCTCTGTGTAGGATAACATGCACAGATGAAAGTGAATACACAATCTACAG CTGCATCCGGGGCCGTCTTCTTGAGGTCAATGAGAATATTTTAGAAAGACCTGCACTTTTGCTGGAAAAG CCATTCACTGAAGGATACATCGCTGTCATCCTGCCAAAGTTTGAGGAGAGCAAGAGCATAACGGAGAATCTTCTGAGCAGAGAAGAGTTTGAGAGCATCATCTCCAAACGAAATGATGATGAATCTCAACCCTCTTGA